The DNA region CGCCGTAGCGGACCGGGATAACCACCGGTTCCCGCTCGGAACGCTCGCCGCCCGAGCCGGACACCGCCACGCCGATTCCGACGGGCGACCGGTCCGGCAGTCGCAGATCACCGGCGCTGACCCCGGCTTCCAGCCGGGCCAGCAAGGCCAGCAGCCGCTTTCGCACCGGATCACGCGACTGCGGTGAATCCAGTGTCACCAGTACGGTTTCGGCTGCGGGCAGCAGATCCACCACGCCCCGCGGCCGAGGTTGCAGCGCGGACATCACCGCCTCGATCATGGCGGGCAGCGGCGGAATCACCAGCAGCGCATGGTCACCCGCCGCCCGCACCGAACCGGCGACGTCCAGCTGCTCGGGATCGGTCATCGCGCACCGACCCCGGTCAGGTGAAAGCCTGGACGGGGAGCCCGGAATCGGCGAGCGCCTCGCGAATCCGGCGGGCCATCTCGATGGCCGCCGGGGTGTCGCCGTGCACGCAGATGCTGGCAGCGGACACCGCCACCGTGCCGCCGTCCACGGCGGCGGCCTTCCCTTCACGCGCGATCGACAGCGCCTGCGCCACCGCGGCATCCGCGCCCAGGACCGCGCCGGGCAGCCCGCGCGGGGCGAGCCGGCCCTCCGGCGTGTAGGCGCGGTCGGCGAAACCCTCACCGAAGAACCGTGTTCCAGCGGCGCGGGCGGCGCGCTCCAGCTCGGTGGCGGCCGGACCCAGTAGAGCAAGATCGGTATCGAAGTCCCGCAGGGCCGCGACGATCGCGTCGGCCAGCTCGCGGTCGGCGGCAGCCTGGTGATACAGCGCGCCATGGGGTTTCACGTAACGCACCCGGTCCCCGGCCGCCTGGGCGAAGGCCGCCAGCGCACCGATCTGATGCAGCGTCTCGTCCCGCAGATCAGCCGGGGCGATGGCGATGGCGCGGCGACCGAAACCCCGCAGATCGCGGTGTCCCACGTGCGCGCCGATCCGGACGCCCTTCTCGACGGCCAGCGTGCAGGTCCGCCGCATGATGGCCGGGTCCCCGGCATGGAAACCGCACGCGATGTTCGCGCTGGTGACCACATCCAGCATGGCGGCGTCGTCGCCCATGGCGTAGTCGCCGAAGCCCTCACCGAGATCGCTGTTCAGGTCCAGCAGCATCCGCGTCCTCCCGCTGTGATCCGCCCGCTCTCGTCGTGATCCGATTGTGGGCGCGTCCGTATCCGGCGACAAGAATCTCACGACAGAAACTGTGTCATGGATCACAGGTCCATGCTGCCACTTCCGACAGGCCCGGGCGCCGATCCGCGCACCCGACCTCCGTCAATACGCGTAGACGTCCACCTCGGTCGCCTTCACGGCGAAATACACCTCCATGCCGGGCGCTACCGCGAGCCGGGCCACCGCGGCCGGAGTCAGATCCGCCGCCAGGCCCGCGGCCGCTCCCGGACCGTCCACCGCGCGCACCCGCACGATCCCACCGCGATCCTCCAACTCGGCCAGCCGGACCCGGAACACATT from Nocardia tengchongensis includes:
- a CDS encoding allophanate hydrolase subunit 1, which produces MTDPEQLDVAGSVRAAGDHALLVIPPLPAMIEAVMSALQPRPRGVVDLLPAAETVLVTLDSPQSRDPVRKRLLALLARLEAGVSAGDLRLPDRSPVGIGVAVSGSGGERSEREPVVIPVRYGGEDLPEVARLLDVSEAEVVGRHTGIVWRCAFVGFAPGFGYLESPDARLTVPRRTQARTAIPAGAVALAGGYSAVYPRRSPGGWQVIGTTDASMWDVDRDPPALVRAGTPVRFVDAGRQS
- a CDS encoding LamB/YcsF family protein, with the protein product MLLDLNSDLGEGFGDYAMGDDAAMLDVVTSANIACGFHAGDPAIMRRTCTLAVEKGVRIGAHVGHRDLRGFGRRAIAIAPADLRDETLHQIGALAAFAQAAGDRVRYVKPHGALYHQAAADRELADAIVAALRDFDTDLALLGPAATELERAARAAGTRFFGEGFADRAYTPEGRLAPRGLPGAVLGADAAVAQALSIAREGKAAAVDGGTVAVSAASICVHGDTPAAIEMARRIREALADSGLPVQAFT